In Holophagales bacterium, one DNA window encodes the following:
- a CDS encoding type II toxin-antitoxin system HicA family toxin codes for MLRGRGRRGLESRLCRRSARLGSGVSRLPAVTGKQRISALERAGFVDLRVKGSHHFLRHEDGRTTVVAAHAGEALGPGLLSKILRDCKLTRDGLADLVR; via the coding sequence CTGCTTCGAGGTCGAGGGCGACGAGGCCTCGAATCTCGACTTTGTAGGCGTTCAGCGCGTCTCGGTTCCGGCGTAAGCCGCCTTCCTGCCGTTACCGGAAAGCAGCGGATCTCGGCGCTCGAGCGCGCAGGCTTCGTCGATCTGCGTGTGAAAGGAAGCCATCATTTCCTCCGGCACGAGGACGGTCGGACAACCGTCGTCGCCGCTCATGCTGGCGAAGCTCTCGGTCCGGGCTTGCTGTCGAAGATCCTGAGGGACTGCAAGCTCACGCGCGACGGCCTGGCCGATCTGGTCCGATAG
- a CDS encoding type II toxin-antitoxin system HicB family antitoxin, which produces MTGVFDVVVERDEEGIYVASVPALPGCHTQAESLDQLMERIKEAIALCFEVEGDEASNLDFVGVQRVSVPA; this is translated from the coding sequence ATGACCGGAGTTTTCGATGTGGTCGTGGAACGCGACGAGGAAGGCATCTATGTTGCGTCCGTGCCTGCGCTTCCTGGATGCCATACGCAGGCGGAGTCGCTGGACCAACTCATGGAGCGGATCAAAGAAGCGATCGCGCTCTGCTTCGAGGTCGAGGGCGACGAGGCCTCGAATCTCGACTTTGTAGGCGTTCAGCGCGTCTCGGTTCCGGCGTAA
- a CDS encoding transposase, with protein sequence MARRLRYIPPGGGLVEVTCRTLQGRLLLRPSALLNDTVAGVLARAARLYAIEVVGFVFLSNHFHLLLSVLDALQLAAFMNYLDSNLAREAGRLAQWREKFWGRRYQAIPVSDEEEAQVDRLAYLLAHGVKEGLVASPLDWPGAHCARHLVEGTPVVGHWHDRTLESKARRKGILLDSKDYVVEEELTLSPLPCWRSLDPEAYRARIQDLIAEIETWGEQREEETGKPPLGREAVCRQSPHHEPNRIKKAPAPLVHAVAPEVRRALRKAYFAFREAYQHAARLLRAGVRTVVFPEGAFPPALPFRVAARSG encoded by the coding sequence ATGGCGAGAAGATTGCGCTACATCCCCCCGGGCGGCGGGCTGGTCGAGGTCACCTGCCGCACCCTGCAGGGCCGCCTTCTGCTCCGACCCTCGGCCCTTCTCAACGACACCGTGGCTGGGGTCCTTGCCCGCGCCGCGCGGCTCTACGCCATCGAGGTCGTCGGCTTCGTCTTCCTCTCCAATCACTTTCACCTGCTGCTCTCCGTCCTCGACGCGCTCCAACTCGCCGCCTTCATGAACTACCTCGACTCCAACCTCGCCCGGGAGGCCGGCCGGCTCGCCCAATGGCGCGAGAAGTTCTGGGGGCGGCGCTATCAGGCGATCCCGGTCTCGGACGAGGAGGAGGCCCAGGTGGATCGGCTCGCCTATCTCCTGGCGCATGGCGTCAAGGAGGGTCTCGTCGCCTCGCCGCTCGACTGGCCGGGAGCTCACTGCGCGCGGCATTTGGTCGAAGGTACGCCGGTCGTCGGGCACTGGCACGACAGGACGCTCGAGTCGAAGGCGCGGAGGAAGGGCATCCTGTTGGACTCGAAGGACTACGTCGTCGAGGAGGAGCTGACGCTGTCCCCACTCCCCTGCTGGCGGTCGCTCGACCCCGAGGCCTATCGAGCACGCATTCAGGACCTGATCGCGGAGATCGAGACCTGGGGAGAGCAGCGCGAGGAAGAGACCGGCAAGCCCCCACTCGGTCGGGAAGCCGTCTGTCGCCAGAGCCCACACCACGAGCCGAACCGAATCAAGAAGGCACCCGCACCGCTCGTCCATGCCGTGGCACCCGAGGTCCGACGAGCGCTGCGCAAGGCCTACTTCGCCTTTCGGGAGGCCTACCAGCACGCCGCGCGGCTGCTCCGCGCCGGCGTGCGAACGGTCGTCTTCCCGGAAGGCGCGTTTCCGCCGGCGCTTCCCTTCCGTGTTGCCGCTCGGAGCGGCTGA
- a CDS encoding beta-lactamase family protein: MALGGCAMRPPAKALPDAATIDSTARALMQREHVQGLALAVIDGGVVVHVAAYGVRNAAGAPLTTQTILYGASLTKAAFTYLVMQLREEGRLDLDASIATLLPRPLPEYDDYRDLAGDERWKKLTLRTLLTHTSGFANFRWLENDGKLRFHHDPGTRYGYSGEGFYVAQLVLEEALGLDVGREMQTRLFDRFGMTRTSMQWRQDFRANLADGFRIDGTPEPHDERSSVSAAGSMDTDIDDQSRLWAGIVRGDGLTAASRAEMVRPQVPITSAHQFPTLAPETNSANATIGLAAGLGLVTFQGARGRVWFKGGHNEWTANMVVCIEGQKRCLVLLSNDVRAERIYPELTGAILGQTGMPWTWEYEWFPPVAGRP, translated from the coding sequence ATGGCGCTCGGCGGCTGCGCGATGCGTCCGCCTGCCAAGGCTCTGCCGGACGCCGCCACGATCGACAGCACGGCCCGTGCCCTGATGCAGCGTGAGCACGTCCAGGGACTGGCGCTCGCCGTCATCGACGGCGGCGTCGTGGTCCACGTGGCTGCCTACGGGGTCCGCAACGCCGCGGGCGCCCCACTCACCACCCAGACGATCCTGTATGGCGCGTCGCTGACGAAGGCCGCCTTCACGTATCTGGTGATGCAACTCAGGGAAGAAGGCCGGCTGGATCTCGATGCCTCGATCGCGACGCTCCTCCCCCGCCCGCTGCCGGAGTACGACGACTATCGGGATCTCGCGGGCGACGAGCGGTGGAAGAAACTGACGTTGCGGACCCTGCTGACACACACGTCGGGTTTCGCCAACTTCCGCTGGCTCGAGAATGACGGGAAGCTCCGCTTCCACCACGATCCCGGGACTCGCTATGGGTACTCCGGGGAAGGCTTCTATGTCGCCCAACTGGTGCTCGAGGAGGCCCTGGGCCTCGATGTCGGGCGCGAGATGCAGACCCGACTGTTCGACCGGTTCGGCATGACCCGGACGAGCATGCAGTGGCGACAGGACTTCCGCGCGAATCTGGCGGACGGTTTTCGGATCGACGGGACCCCCGAGCCGCACGACGAGCGCTCGAGCGTGAGTGCGGCCGGCTCCATGGACACCGACATCGACGATCAGTCTCGGCTCTGGGCGGGCATCGTGCGAGGCGACGGGCTGACCGCCGCCTCCCGTGCCGAGATGGTCCGGCCGCAGGTGCCGATCACCTCCGCCCACCAATTCCCGACGCTCGCGCCCGAAACCAATTCCGCCAACGCGACCATCGGGCTCGCGGCCGGCCTGGGGTTGGTCACCTTCCAGGGCGCCCGCGGGAGAGTGTGGTTCAAGGGCGGGCACAACGAGTGGACCGCGAATATGGTCGTCTGCATCGAGGGCCAGAAGCGCTGCCTGGTCCTGCTCTCGAACGACGTGCGAGCCGAGCGAATCTACCCCGAGCTCACGGGAGCCATCCTTGGTCAGACGGGAATGCCGTGGACTTGGGAGTACGAGTGGTTCCCACCGGTTGCCGGCAGGCCGTGA
- a CDS encoding PH domain-containing protein codes for MTYRGSWRHTRGLGLVAFLLAVASAAAAWVSAPVLWLVPFCIVAWMAGLSLLWIRLDADGMTYRGWLRRHDVQWQRVIAITRTEDLPYPRCRLYGPASYEIRTADGAFVINLLYFSTDLVRSFQSRTAARERQCRGA; via the coding sequence ATGACCTACCGTGGCTCCTGGCGACACACACGCGGGCTCGGCCTCGTTGCGTTCCTCCTCGCCGTGGCCTCCGCCGCTGCAGCCTGGGTGTCGGCGCCGGTTCTCTGGCTTGTGCCCTTCTGCATCGTCGCTTGGATGGCGGGTCTCAGTCTTCTCTGGATTCGGCTCGATGCCGACGGCATGACCTACCGTGGCTGGCTTCGCAGGCACGACGTCCAGTGGCAACGGGTGATCGCTATCACCAGAACCGAGGACCTTCCCTACCCGCGGTGCCGTCTCTATGGGCCGGCCAGCTACGAGATCCGCACCGCCGATGGTGCCTTCGTCATCAACCTTCTCTATTTCTCAACCGACCTGGTCAGGTCGTTCCAGAGCCGTACGGCTGCCCGCGAGCGCCAGTGCCGCGGTGCTTAA